AGAAGCTGCTTGGTAACAAGTCCTCCAAGTCGCTTCCTGTTCACAAACATTAAACCACAGGTTGAGGCGCTGCAGGACATgtctgttgccatggcgatcTCCTCACTCAGGGATTTAATACAGACTGATGTCAGAATAAACAGGAAAACTTTCCGAGCTCCTGGTGGAGGTTCTGAAGAAGAACCAGGTCCAATTGACTATCGACGTCTAAACTGCTTCAAACAGACAGTCAGCTAGAACGCCGAGCTCAGCTAGCATGCTGTCTGCAGCATATTGGCTAACATTCATTTGTCTTCATGGAGAAAATAATGAGTCACTGAGGATCTGATCAGAACCATGCGACGTGGTTCTGGTCCAGCTTACCAGGGCGTGGGAGGTGATGACGGTCGGTGTCAGAGTGTTGGGGGCGCCCGGCGCCAACAGACTGTTGACGGCGGCGTTCACCTGCAGGGGGATAGGTAGTGATGTCAGAGCTGTGACAGACGGACCGGTGGGTCACGCGACCCGGATCATCAGAACCTTATCCAGGGAGAGGCCTGGCGGCAGGGAGGGTGAGGACGGCAGCTCCAGGATCCGGGGCTTCTTGGGTTTGGGCGGGCCGGCGCAGGACGGCGAGGTCGACGCCGAAGATGAGGAGGAGCACGTTACTGTGGCAACGAAGGGCTCTGACGGGAAAACAGAGATAAACCCAGAGAAGAagcaacagaaccagcagctggaCCGGCTCTGCCAGGTTCTGGTCTGACATGGAGAACCAGGAAGTTACCTGCTAGAGAATCCTTGGCCCCGCCCCCTTCCACTTCCTGCTGGGCGTCCAGCCCCGGAGGAGGGGGGCTCTCCACGATGGTGATgagtggttctggttctgctgggccACAGTCGAGCTGGGGAACCTGGACGGGTCAGAGGAGAGCTGGTCACACCCCGCTTCCatcggaaccagaaccgggccttCTGGATCCGGCGGCACCGGCCCTCACCTGGTCCGCCGGCTTCCTCTGCAGGGTCACCAtctccagcagctcctcctccgaCGGCAGGTTCTCCTCTTTGATGACGACGGGTGGGGGTGGGGGCGGGGCCTGGGGAGGGGGCGACGGGTTGATGATGACGAACACAGGGTGGTGCGGGGGGGCCGCGAGGTCATCCAGCAGGGGGGCCGGCGGCCCGTCAGGGGCGGAGCCTGGACCTCGGCCCCCGCCGGGAGCCAGGGGGAGCAGGGGGGCGAAAGGGGGCGAGTCGCCCACGCTGGTGAGGTAGATGTGGGGGGGTTCGCTGAGAGGAGGGCCGGGGGGGTTCTGCGGAGGACAAAGGGGGAGCGGGTCGATCAGAACAGGGTCGCAACTAAAGGTGCAAAGGCAGACGGTTCTGacctgtgattggctgctggcGGCGGCCTGCGGGCTGAGCGCTGGCGCGGGGCGGGGCGAGGCCTGGGGGGCGAGCTGCAGCGAGTCCACAGCGCCACCAGCTGGAGGGGAGGGCCGGCCTTCTGGCAGCAGGCTCACCTGGGAGGAAGACACGATGAAGACCATCGCCCCTctggctgaggaagaggagtgaTGAAGAGGCCTCACCTCTCTGGCCTTGGGGGCGGGGTccggctgcagcagcagctccgaTTTGATTGGGCGGGGGTTGGGCGGGGCCTGCAGGGATTGGATGGTGAAGGTGGAGTAGAGGCCGGACTTCATGTAGTCGTTCCTGGAGCTCTTCTGGGCACCGCCGGGCGCCGGGCGCTGCGGGTGACACGTTGTCATGACAACCAGCAACAACCAGGTTACATGATAACAAACAAGACGCCGTACCTGGGCCGAGCCCTTTGACTGGCAGACCGAGGCCACGCCCCCCAGGCCTTTCAGCTGGCTGATTGGGTCGCAGGCGTCTTTCTTTGGGACCTCCTCAGCACCGCGAGGCCCGTCTGCTGGCGCCGGGTCGGGCTGGCTCACAAACTTATAGACGAACTTCTGACCGCTGACCTTCTTGATGATGTTCTGCAAGAAGACCACAGCGGCATCAGtagccaggttctggttctgagctACTTGGACCTGCAGGAACTGAGCAGCAGTACTCCTCTGCTCATCAGCCCGTTCACCTGGTAGCAGCGGCACAGCCAGGCTTTCGCGCAGAGCACTGTGGGCCTGGCGGGCCGCCATGCTCGACATGGCCCCACCAGGCTAAAtgttgtgtgctttttttttattacaaaacaaaaaaagaatttaataatttgtcttttattaagCTGGACTTTCACTGGCAGGGCAGAATTATTCCTAAAAGAAAATGGGTTTATAGTTTCTATAGTTTTTAATAAGGACCGCGGCTTCAGCTCAGGCTCACCTCCTAACTAGTGCAGCAcgttggtttgttttatttttcgcGGCGACATAATGCACATCAAATGCTTTGTCTACTTGGAGTCAGGTCCAGTTGCTGCACGGGGATCAGAACAACTGGTCCCATGAAGCCCGGGCAACCAGAACATGATTGGCTCTCAAAGAGCTGATGTGGCGATCATTAAAGCTCCACAGACACtaaatggaagagctactaaagccacagaAACTCACCTTGTCGTAGCGGCAGCATAGCGCTCACCTTGTCGTAGTAGTAGCATAGCGCTCACCTTGTCGTAGTGGTAGCATAGCGCTCACCTTGTCGTAGTGGTAGCATAGCGCTCACCTTGTCGTAGCGGCAGCATAGCGCTCACCTTGTCGTAGCGGTAGCATAGCGCTCACCTTGTCGTAGCGGTAGCATAGCGCTCACCTTGTCGTAGCAGTAGCATAGCGCTCACCTTGTCGTAGTAGTAGCATAGCGCTCACCTTGTCGTAGTGGTAGCATAGCGCTCACCTTGTCGTAGTGGTAGCATAGCGCTCACCTTGTCGTAGTAGTAGCATAGCGCTCACCTTGTCGTAGCGGCAGCATAGCGCTCACCTTGTCGTAGCGGTAGCATAGCGCTCACCTTGTCGTAGCGGCAGCATAGCGCTCACCTTGTCGTAGCGGTAGCATAGCGCTCACCTTGTCGTAGTGGTAGCATAGCGCTCACCTTGTCGTAGTAGTAGCATAGCGCTCACCTTGTCGTAGTGGTAGCATAGCGCTCACCTTGTCGTAGTGGTAGCATAGCGCTCACCTTGTCGTAGCGGTAGCATAGCGCTCACCTTGTCGTAGCGGCAGCATAGCGCTCACCTTGTCGTAGCGGTAGCATAGCGCTCACCTTGTCGTAGTAGTAGCATAGCGCTCACCTTGTCGTAGCGGCAGCATAGCGCTCACCTTGTCGTAGCGGTAGCATAGCGCTCACCTTGTCGTAGTAGTAGCATAGCGCTCACCTTGTCGTAGTGGTAGCATAGCGCTCACCTTGTCGTAGTAGTAGCATAGCGCTCACCTTGTCGTAGCGGCAGCATAGCGCTCACCTTGTTGTAGTGGTAGCATAGCGCTCACCTTGTCGTAGTAGTAGCATAGCGCTCACCTTGTCGTAGTAGTAGCATAGCGCTCACCTTGTCGTAGCGGCAGCATAGCGCTCACCTTGTCGTAGTGGTAGCATAGCGCTCACCTTGTCGTAGTAGTAGCATAGCGCTCACCTTGTCGT
This genomic window from Xiphophorus couchianus chromosome 24, X_couchianus-1.0, whole genome shotgun sequence contains:
- the elk1 gene encoding ETS domain-containing protein Elk-3, whose translation is MESNPLINALDPSITLWQFLLHLLEDQRQRHLISWTGEDGEFKLLDAEEVARLWGLRKNKHNMNYDKLSRALRYYYDKNIIKKVSGQKFVYKFVSQPDPAPADGPRGAEEVPKKDACDPISQLKGLGGVASVCQSKGSAQRPAPGGAQKSSRNDYMKSGLYSTFTIQSLQAPPNPRPIKSELLLQPDPAPKAREVSLLPEGRPSPPAGGAVDSLQLAPQASPRPAPALSPQAAASSQSQNPPGPPLSEPPHIYLTSVGDSPPFAPLLPLAPGGGRGPGSAPDGPPAPLLDDLAAPPHHPVFVIINPSPPPQAPPPPPPVVIKEENLPSEEELLEMVTLQRKPADQVPQLDCGPAEPEPLITIVESPPPPGLDAQQEVEGGGAKDSLAEPFVATVTCSSSSSASTSPSCAGPPKPKKPRILELPSSPSLPPGLSLDKVNAAVNSLLAPGAPNTLTPTVITSHALTPVLLTPSALPSTIHFWSTLSPIAPRSPAKLSFQFPANGSNQIHIPALSVDGLSTPVVLSPGPQKP